A stretch of the Lolium perenne isolate Kyuss_39 chromosome 3, Kyuss_2.0, whole genome shotgun sequence genome encodes the following:
- the LOC139837781 gene encoding uncharacterized protein: MEPPWSELPEDLLALIFRRFFFPDYRARLQVVCRSWRSAAHPPRRQLPWIMLPFGGFVDPSDRILHRLSSYPETASSVGSRTDYHVRRLFSFRKTTKCIGSTDGWIALDCVNAENMHNYLLHNVFSSTTLSLPELDAVIGHVSKRFEIRKVLLRSTPDDIIAVMTNHCSCPIILTRRGKGVWLPKGHAPPLVIIIDVAFLGDRLYGITLDEDLVYFDIADDDNDVPMITGGKCVIGDEFHDDSSDNDEEYNNNVDDIDDDDHRYQDEGYARSDSEDEHINDDHDDHDERKNNGEHTYGLTKMTKEDMTGEGIKFVDADKSLHDDAHHIEIRWHLIESCGKLLMVRRQVLSAGGPFDDITHKVDVFEADISGAMWVPVRDGIGGQALFISELFCKSISATCSKEIQEDAIYFIDTDDVFAMRSQTVSAPRYDRLYRMTLQNIGLCKLTWVFPPELVA; the protein is encoded by the exons ATGGAGCCGCCGTGGTCTGAACTCCCAGAGGACCTCCTTGCGCTGATCTTCCGCCGCTTCTTTTTCCCCGACTACCGCGCTCGCCTCCAGGTCGTATGCCGATCCTGGCGCTCGGCCGCGCATCCCCCTCGGCGGCAGCTTCCGTGGATCATGCTTCCGTTTGGGGGGTTCGTGGACCCCTCTGACCGTATCCTGCACCGCCTCTCCTCCTACCCCGAGACCGCGAGCAGCGTTGGCTCCAGGACCGACTACCACGTTCGCCGCCTTTTCTCCTTCCGCAAGACCACCAAGTGCATCGGCTCTACCGACGGCTGGATCGCCCTCGACTGCGTGAACGCGGAGAACATGCACAATTACCTCCTGCACAATGTGTTCTCTAGCACAACGTTGTCGCTCCCTGAGTTGGATGCCGTCATTGGCCATGTTTCCAAGCGTTTTGAGATCCGGAAGGTGCTCTTGCGGTCGACCCCGGATGACATTATCGCTGTCATGACCAACCACTGTAGCTGCCCCATCATCTTAACCCGCCGTGGGAAGGGCGTGTGGTTGCCCAAGGGGCATGCACCtcccctcgtcatcatcatcgatgTTGCGTTCCTTGGAGACAGACTCTACGGTATCACTCTAGACGAGGATCTCGTCTACTTTGACATCGCCGATGATGATAACGACGTACCCATGATTACCGGCGGCAAGTGTGTCATTGGGGACGAGTTTCAC gatgatAGCAGCGACAATGACGAGGAGTACAATAACAATGTTGATGACATTGATGACGATGACCACCGCTACCAGGACGAAGGATATGCTAGAAGTGACAGTGAAGACGAGCACATCAATGATGATCATGATGACCATGACGAGAGAAAGAACAATGGCGAACACACATATGGCTTgacgaagatgaccaaggaggatATGACCGGTGAAGGAATCAAATTTGTGGATGCTGACAAGTCCCTGCATGATGATGCGCATCACATTGAGATCAGGTGGCACTTGATCGAATCATGTGGAAAGTTGCTCATGGTGAGGCGGCAAGTATTATCAGCTGGCGGGCCTTTTGATGACATCACTCACAAGGTAGATGTTTTCGAGGCCGACATCAGCGGAGCCATGTGGGTGCCGGTGAGAGACGGGATAGGTGGCCAAGCTCTTTTCATTAGCGAACTATTCTGCAAGTCTATTTCTGCAACTTGTAGCAAGGAGATACAAGAGGATGCTATTTATTTCATCGACACGGACGACGTATTCGCTATGAGATCCCAAACTGTGAGCGCCCCGAGGTATGATCGGCTCTACAGAATGACCCTGCAGAACATCGGCTTATGTAAGCTAACGTGGGTCTTTCCCCCGGAGCTAGTGGCTTAG